A region from the Spirochaetae bacterium HGW-Spirochaetae-1 genome encodes:
- a CDS encoding redox-regulated ATPase YchF has translation MKLGIIGLPQTGKKTLFELLTGSAPSPADAQKGSAGVADIRDSRFLALSRMYNPKKETPARIDMQLLPKLDPGTARDFRDVADADALCHVVRVFQDDSIYHVSGSVDPVRDIETVNGELFLSDLVFIEKRLDRIEKDRKKKEDKRLLDEAELLNRFRTHLEADLPLRTLTITDEEKKLISGYPFLTRKKMLVVLNTDDDTSKKTGLIESLSSKFTTMEIDIMQVPAKLELEIATLESEEERVEFMKDAGITVSALEQLSMLAMTSLGLMSYFTVGKDEVRQWLVRRNATAPEAAGAIHSDIQRGFIRAEVIKYADLMSLKSEDEVKKAGKLYVMGKDYIVEDGDIINFRFNV, from the coding sequence ATGAAACTGGGAATAATCGGACTGCCCCAAACAGGGAAAAAAACCCTTTTTGAACTGCTGACGGGATCAGCTCCCTCACCCGCCGACGCTCAAAAAGGATCAGCTGGAGTGGCGGACATCCGTGACAGCCGCTTTCTTGCCCTGTCGCGCATGTATAATCCCAAGAAAGAGACACCGGCCCGGATAGACATGCAGCTTCTGCCCAAACTTGATCCCGGAACCGCCAGAGATTTTCGCGATGTGGCCGACGCAGATGCCCTGTGTCATGTCGTACGCGTTTTCCAGGATGATTCCATCTACCACGTAAGCGGCTCCGTGGACCCTGTCCGGGACATCGAAACCGTGAACGGCGAACTTTTTCTCAGTGACCTTGTCTTCATTGAAAAGCGCCTGGACCGCATAGAGAAGGATCGCAAAAAAAAGGAGGACAAGCGACTCCTGGACGAGGCCGAACTCCTGAACCGCTTCCGAACGCACCTTGAGGCAGACCTGCCGCTGCGCACCCTGACTATAACCGACGAAGAAAAGAAACTGATTTCGGGTTACCCCTTCCTCACCAGGAAAAAAATGCTCGTTGTACTGAACACCGATGACGACACGTCAAAAAAAACCGGGCTCATTGAATCCCTGTCATCAAAATTCACAACCATGGAAATAGACATCATGCAGGTCCCGGCAAAACTGGAGCTGGAGATAGCCACGCTGGAGAGCGAAGAGGAACGTGTGGAATTCATGAAGGACGCGGGCATTACCGTCTCGGCCCTGGAACAGCTCTCCATGCTCGCCATGACATCTCTGGGACTCATGTCCTATTTCACCGTTGGCAAGGACGAGGTGCGGCAGTGGCTCGTACGGCGTAATGCCACGGCACCCGAAGCGGCCGGAGCCATCCATTCCGATATCCAGCGCGGGTTTATCCGGGCCGAGGTGATAAAATACGCAGACCTCATGTCCCTCAAATCGGAAGACGAAGTGAAGAAAGCCGGGAAACTCTATGTTATGGGAAAGGACTACATCGTGGAGGACGGCGATATCATCAACTTCAGGTTCAACGTGTAA